One segment of Pleomorphomonas sp. PLEO DNA contains the following:
- the mntR gene encoding manganese-binding transcriptional regulator MntR, translating into MSRDDLPPEPDDGIPPEATDADRFTNARAIRSTALFEDYTELIADLTEEFGEARITDIARRLGVTHPTANKAVLRLKREGLVISRPYRGVFLTDTGAAMAREVKARHRLVVRLLIAVGVPPEAAEMDAEGIEHYVSETTLKAFEAYLDSRQ; encoded by the coding sequence ATGTCGAGGGATGATCTGCCGCCCGAGCCCGACGACGGCATCCCGCCGGAGGCGACCGACGCCGACCGCTTCACCAACGCCCGCGCCATCCGCTCAACGGCCCTCTTCGAGGACTATACCGAGCTGATCGCCGACCTCACCGAGGAGTTCGGCGAGGCGCGCATCACCGACATCGCCCGCCGGCTGGGCGTCACCCACCCCACCGCCAACAAGGCAGTGCTGCGGCTGAAGCGCGAAGGTCTGGTCATTTCGCGGCCTTATCGCGGCGTTTTCCTCACCGACACCGGCGCCGCCATGGCCCGCGAGGTGAAGGCCCGCCACCGCCTGGTGGTTCGCCTGCTGATCGCCGTCGGCGTACCGCCCGAGGCGGCCGAAATGGATGCCGAGGGCATCGAGCATTACGTCTCCGAGACGACGCTGAAGGCCTTCGAGGCCTATCT
- a CDS encoding Nramp family divalent metal transporter: MSAVSQSAVSVTPSGMTGRTSIAISEALAGRLKGPRAMLAFVGPAVIASIAYMDPGNYATNIGAGAGYGYALIWVVVMANLVAMLFQALSAKLGIVTGRNLAEMSRDHFPFPVVIVMWIISEIAAMATDLAEFLGGAIGLSLLFGTSLFTGMVITALVTYGLLMFDRGGFRPMELIIGGLVGVIGVSYLIEMLIAPIDWMAAATGAVTPVLPDAGALTLAVGIIGATVMPHAVYLHSGLTQHRAKVRNEGERRKVLKFSNIEVVAALAVAGLVNIAMVMMAASAFHAGHSDVAEIETAYHTLTPLLGAAAAGVFLVSLIASGISSSVVGTMAGQMIMQGFVRFEIPVFLRRLITMVPAFAVVAAGVNATDALVISQVVLSLALPVPMIALVLLTRRADIMGAYANGRLTDALAIAATVAVLSLNAVLVYGALGLKIPGLSG; the protein is encoded by the coding sequence ATGTCCGCAGTCTCCCAGTCCGCCGTCAGCGTAACCCCCTCCGGAATGACCGGTCGCACGTCGATCGCCATCTCGGAAGCGCTGGCGGGCCGGCTCAAGGGACCACGGGCGATGCTGGCCTTCGTCGGCCCGGCGGTGATCGCCTCGATCGCCTACATGGACCCCGGCAACTACGCCACTAACATCGGTGCCGGCGCTGGCTATGGCTACGCGCTGATCTGGGTGGTGGTGATGGCCAATCTCGTGGCCATGCTGTTCCAGGCGCTGTCGGCCAAGCTCGGCATCGTCACCGGCCGCAACCTCGCCGAAATGAGCCGCGATCATTTTCCCTTCCCGGTGGTGATCGTCATGTGGATCATCTCCGAGATCGCCGCCATGGCCACCGACCTCGCCGAGTTCCTTGGCGGAGCGATCGGCTTGTCGCTGCTGTTCGGTACCTCGCTGTTCACCGGCATGGTCATTACCGCTCTGGTCACCTACGGCCTGCTGATGTTCGACCGCGGTGGCTTCAGGCCGATGGAGCTGATCATCGGTGGTCTCGTCGGCGTGATTGGCGTCAGCTATCTGATCGAGATGCTGATCGCTCCGATCGACTGGATGGCCGCCGCCACCGGCGCCGTGACCCCGGTATTGCCGGACGCTGGCGCGCTGACCTTGGCCGTCGGCATCATCGGTGCCACCGTCATGCCGCACGCCGTCTACCTGCACTCCGGCCTCACCCAGCATCGGGCGAAGGTGCGCAACGAGGGCGAGCGCCGCAAGGTGCTGAAGTTCTCCAACATCGAAGTGGTGGCCGCGCTGGCCGTTGCCGGCCTCGTCAATATCGCCATGGTCATGATGGCCGCCTCGGCCTTCCACGCCGGCCATAGCGACGTCGCCGAGATCGAGACCGCCTATCACACCCTGACCCCGCTGCTCGGCGCCGCTGCCGCCGGTGTGTTCCTGGTGTCGCTGATCGCCTCCGGCATCTCCTCGTCGGTGGTCGGCACCATGGCCGGTCAGATGATCATGCAGGGCTTCGTTCGCTTCGAGATCCCGGTTTTCCTCCGCCGTCTCATCACCATGGTGCCGGCGTTCGCAGTGGTCGCCGCCGGCGTCAACGCCACCGACGCGCTGGTCATCAGCCAGGTGGTGCTGTCGTTGGCGCTGCCGGTGCCGATGATCGCCCTTGTGCTGCTCACCCGCCGCGCCGATATCATGGGCGCCTACGCCAATGGCCGCCTGACCGACGCGCTCGCCATCGCCGCCACCGTCGCGGTGCTGTCGCTCAATGCCGTGCTGGTGTATGGCGCCTTGGGGCTGAAAATCCCCGGCCTTTCCGGCTGA